The following are from one region of the Salmo trutta chromosome 20, fSalTru1.1, whole genome shotgun sequence genome:
- the LOC115155635 gene encoding zinc finger protein Helios isoform X2, whose amino-acid sequence METEATDVYSASNGDCSSRKTENSRMLVDLSANTPNGQQFQHPNSPTENTIKQEDETEDEGDRRTTAEDMGQSGEEGSGLEEPMIDSPNNLQDGVPGSEGSCDPGTRLPNVGKPHKCNYCGRSYKQRISLEEHKERCHNYLQSVAMDPTSITGPYPGEVPKEQRPLAEVVARATFDRPPIIERLQSNLGKRKSTTPQKFVGEKMMRYSYPELSYDMSLKYEKEAELMQAHMMDQAINNAISYLGSDSLRPQVHHPHPHGPHGPHRSLSMAEVVNMGNPLFHHVYPLEPGPGHRMDRPSSRDAPPHPSPLHPPLPDFTPSSNGPIALTRPKQHQLQGTREERECPSNSGLDSAESARSSPQETLGYHRNHRNNPHPRPRSRPSPANGGREEGQGGAEVRGVGLTAEVVRGEAAETSRDGVRVFGREGREVRVFQCEHCCVLFLDHVMYTIHMGCHGYRDPLECNICGHRSKDCYEFSSHIVRGEHTFQ is encoded by the exons ATGGAAACAGAGGCAACTGATGTATACTCTGCAA gtAACGGAGACTGCTCTTCCAGGAAGACAGAGAACTCTAGAATGTTGGTGGACCTGTCGGCAAACACACCCAATGGACAGCAGTTCCAGCATCCTAATTCACCCACTG AAAACACAATCAAACAGGAAGATGAGACAGAAGATGAAGGGGACAGGAGGACCACAGCAGAGGACATGGGCCAAAGCGGGGAAGAGGGATCGGGTTTGGAGGAGCCCATGATTGACAGCCCAAACAACCTACAGGATGGGGTCCCCGGGTCAGAAGGGTCATGTGACCCAGGAACTCGGCTTCCCAATG TGGGCAAACCACACAAGTGCAACTACTGTGGGCGAAGCTACAAACAGAGGATTTCATTGGAGGAGCATAAAGAGCGTTGCCATAACTACCTTCAGAGTGTTGCCATGGATCCCACCTCCATCACCGGGCCTtatccag gTGAGGTCCCTAAAGAGCAGAGGCCCCTGGCCGAGGTTGTTGCCAGGGCAACCTTCGACCGCCCACCCATCATCGAGAGACTGCAGAGTAACTTGGGGAAGAGGAAGAGCACCACCCCACAAAAGTTTGTGG GTGAGAAGATGATGCGTTACAGTTACCCAGAGCTGAGCTATGACATGAGTCTGAAGTATGAGAAGGAGGCAGAGCTGATGCAGGCTCACATGATGGACCAGGCTATCAACAACGCCATCTCTTACCTGGGCTCTGACTCCCTGAGACCCCAGGTCCACCACCCCCACCCGCACGGTCCACACGGTCCACACCGATCCCTCTCAATGGCTGAGGTGGTTAACATGGGCAACCCCCTCTTCCACCACGTCTACCCCCTGGAACCAGGGCCGGGGCACCGTATGGACCGACCAAGCAGCCGGGACGCCCCACCTCATCCTTCACCTCTACACCCTCCTCTTCCTGACTTTACTCCCTCCTCCAACGGGCCCATCGCCCTCACCAGACCCAAGCAGCACCAGCTCCAGGgtacaagagaggagagagagtgtccTAGCAACAGTGGGCTCGACTCGGCCGAATCTGCCCGGAGCAGCCCACAGGAGACGCTGGGTTACCACAGGAACCACAGAAACAATCCCCACCCCCGACCCAGGTCCAGACCCAGCCCAGCCAATGGCGGCAGAGAGGAGGGGCAAGGTGGGGCTGAGGTGCGTGGGGTGGGGTTGACAGCGGAGGTGGTCCGGGGAGAGGCGGCAGAGACGAGTCGGGACGGAGTGCGTGTGTTTGGGCGAGAGGGCCGGGAGGTGAGGGTGTTCCAGTGTGAGCACTGCTGTGTTCTCTTCCTGGACCACGTTATGTACACCATCCACATGGGCTGTCATGGTTACAGGGACCCGCTGGAGTGCAACATCTGTGGCCACCGCAGTAAGGACTGCTACGAGTTCTCATCTCACATCGTCCGCGGGGAACACACCTTCCAGTAG
- the LOC115155635 gene encoding zinc finger protein Helios isoform X1 yields METEATDVYSASNGDCSSRKTENSRMLVDLSANTPNGQQFQHPNSPTENTIKQEDETEDEGDRRTTAEDMGQSGEEGSGLEEPMIDSPNNLQDGVPGSEGSCDPGTRLPNGDRPFQCNQCGVSFTQKGNLLRHIKLHTGEKPFKCPFCSYACRRRDALTGHLRTHSVGKPHKCNYCGRSYKQRISLEEHKERCHNYLQSVAMDPTSITGPYPGEVPKEQRPLAEVVARATFDRPPIIERLQSNLGKRKSTTPQKFVGEKMMRYSYPELSYDMSLKYEKEAELMQAHMMDQAINNAISYLGSDSLRPQVHHPHPHGPHGPHRSLSMAEVVNMGNPLFHHVYPLEPGPGHRMDRPSSRDAPPHPSPLHPPLPDFTPSSNGPIALTRPKQHQLQGTREERECPSNSGLDSAESARSSPQETLGYHRNHRNNPHPRPRSRPSPANGGREEGQGGAEVRGVGLTAEVVRGEAAETSRDGVRVFGREGREVRVFQCEHCCVLFLDHVMYTIHMGCHGYRDPLECNICGHRSKDCYEFSSHIVRGEHTFQ; encoded by the exons ATGGAAACAGAGGCAACTGATGTATACTCTGCAA gtAACGGAGACTGCTCTTCCAGGAAGACAGAGAACTCTAGAATGTTGGTGGACCTGTCGGCAAACACACCCAATGGACAGCAGTTCCAGCATCCTAATTCACCCACTG AAAACACAATCAAACAGGAAGATGAGACAGAAGATGAAGGGGACAGGAGGACCACAGCAGAGGACATGGGCCAAAGCGGGGAAGAGGGATCGGGTTTGGAGGAGCCCATGATTGACAGCCCAAACAACCTACAGGATGGGGTCCCCGGGTCAGAAGGGTCATGTGACCCAGGAACTCGGCTTCCCAATG GTGATAGGCCGTTCCAGTGTAACCAGTGTGGTGTGTCGTTCACTCAGAAGGGTAACCTGTTGAGACACATTAAGCTGCACACGGGGGAGAAGCCCTTCAAATGCCCCTTCTGCAGCTACGCCTGCCGCCGTCGTGACGCACTCACAGGCCACCTACGCACACACTCAG TGGGCAAACCACACAAGTGCAACTACTGTGGGCGAAGCTACAAACAGAGGATTTCATTGGAGGAGCATAAAGAGCGTTGCCATAACTACCTTCAGAGTGTTGCCATGGATCCCACCTCCATCACCGGGCCTtatccag gTGAGGTCCCTAAAGAGCAGAGGCCCCTGGCCGAGGTTGTTGCCAGGGCAACCTTCGACCGCCCACCCATCATCGAGAGACTGCAGAGTAACTTGGGGAAGAGGAAGAGCACCACCCCACAAAAGTTTGTGG GTGAGAAGATGATGCGTTACAGTTACCCAGAGCTGAGCTATGACATGAGTCTGAAGTATGAGAAGGAGGCAGAGCTGATGCAGGCTCACATGATGGACCAGGCTATCAACAACGCCATCTCTTACCTGGGCTCTGACTCCCTGAGACCCCAGGTCCACCACCCCCACCCGCACGGTCCACACGGTCCACACCGATCCCTCTCAATGGCTGAGGTGGTTAACATGGGCAACCCCCTCTTCCACCACGTCTACCCCCTGGAACCAGGGCCGGGGCACCGTATGGACCGACCAAGCAGCCGGGACGCCCCACCTCATCCTTCACCTCTACACCCTCCTCTTCCTGACTTTACTCCCTCCTCCAACGGGCCCATCGCCCTCACCAGACCCAAGCAGCACCAGCTCCAGGgtacaagagaggagagagagtgtccTAGCAACAGTGGGCTCGACTCGGCCGAATCTGCCCGGAGCAGCCCACAGGAGACGCTGGGTTACCACAGGAACCACAGAAACAATCCCCACCCCCGACCCAGGTCCAGACCCAGCCCAGCCAATGGCGGCAGAGAGGAGGGGCAAGGTGGGGCTGAGGTGCGTGGGGTGGGGTTGACAGCGGAGGTGGTCCGGGGAGAGGCGGCAGAGACGAGTCGGGACGGAGTGCGTGTGTTTGGGCGAGAGGGCCGGGAGGTGAGGGTGTTCCAGTGTGAGCACTGCTGTGTTCTCTTCCTGGACCACGTTATGTACACCATCCACATGGGCTGTCATGGTTACAGGGACCCGCTGGAGTGCAACATCTGTGGCCACCGCAGTAAGGACTGCTACGAGTTCTCATCTCACATCGTCCGCGGGGAACACACCTTCCAGTAG